In the genome of Microcoleus vaginatus PCC 9802, the window AAACTTTGCTCAAGTCTTCAACTAAGATAATTGGCATCGGCTCAAATTTTAACTTTTATTTTAATCTAGGGTATTTCCATCAGGCTTGTGCCAAGATGGAGCGATCGAGCTGTCTAGTAGGATGCGCCAGCGATTGCTCGATCGCTCGGAGAAAGTAACTGTGTTCTGGCGCACCCTAATAAGCTGTAGAATATTGCACAATATCCAGGCTCACATCGCACCAAGTTTACAAATATGGTACTCACCCCAGATAATTCAGGCATCTCTCGTTTGGTAGGAGACAATTCTCCTGAAAATATTACACTTGCACCAGGACAACTTGCTAGTTTTCCTGGGGGACTTTGGATGCTGGGCGGCAATGATACTGTCAGGGGCTCGTCAGAGGCAGAACGGATTTTCGGCAACGATGGTAAAGACAGTCTGTTAGGCGGTGTCGGCAATGATTCTATTTACGCGGGCAAAGAGGATGACGATGTTTTGGGAGAAACTGGCGACGATTTCTTGACAGGAGATAGAAATAGCGATTTCCTTGATGGGGGTGCGGCAAATGATTTGCTGCGCGGAGGACAAGGTGTTGATTTGTTAGTGGGCGGTGACGGTAATGATACTTTAATTGGCGACAGAGAGGTGGATATTTACCAAGGTGGTGCAGGGAGCGATGTATTTGTTTTGAGAGTCGATCAAGCGGGAAGCAGAGTAGTTGGAATTGAAGTTCCTGACGCGGTAATTGTGGATTTTGAGAAGTCGAGCGATTCGATTGGAATTAGTGTGGCATTTACCAGCAGCAATATTTCCTTGGAAGAGGTAAGTTATAGCTTGAACGATCCGAGACTGCTGCTGATCGATCCTGCAACTGTAACGGGGGGAACGAGTTTGTTAGCCAAGGGTGGCATCTCGCGGCAAAGTCTCGATCCCGATGGCAACGGCCGTGTGGAAGCTACTAATATTAGATTCGGTTTTACTAATGCTTTGTTGGGTACTGTTTTGAATGTGACCCCAGCCGATTTAAACGGTCGTTTTATTAATGCTATTTCTTTGCTTTAATTCGTTGCTTATATAGGGCTTGCTGAATAAGCGATCGCATATTGCGTGGCCTGGGTTTTCGATCGCGTGATCGAGAATAAAGTGCAAGATAAACAGGTAAAATAGGTCAAAACCCGTGCATCACCATCTGCGCTCGTGTACAAAAAAGCTGAGTTTGCTTCCCTCTCACCCTCCGACTTTGAACTGCCCTCATGCGGAAAATTGTCAGCTTCTAACCGTTGGGTAAAGATGGCCCAAGTAATACCGTGGTCAGAATTTGAATCAGAATATGCTGAAAACTTCCCCACAGAAATGGGTGCACCAGCCAAATCATGGAGGATGGCATTAGGGGCATTAATTATCAAAGAAAAACTGGGAATTAGCGATCGCGAAACGGTAGAACAAATCCGTGAAAACCCCTATTTGCAATACTTTATCGGTCAATCAAGCTACAGTAACGAGCTGCCATTTGACCCATCACTATTAGTTCACTTTCGGCAACGAATTAGTCCCAACCTAATTAATAAACTGAACGAACGAATGGTCGAAAAAATGCGCGAAATCACCCATGTAAAAACCGAAAAAAAAAAGGATTCGGACGCCAAAAATGAGTCACCCAATCGCGGTAAACTAATCATAGATGCGACCTGCGCTCCAGCCGACATTAGTTATCCGACCGACTTAGGACTATTAAACGGAGCCAGAGTTCACACTGAAAAAATCATAGATATCCTGTATAAACCGCTCAAAGGTCAAATCCCGAAAAAACCAAGAACCTACCGTAATCTCGCAAGAATTGATTACTTATTAATAGCCAAACAAAGACGACCCACCCGCAACAAAAGAAGACAGGCAATTAAAAAACAACTTCAATATATCAAAAGAAACTTAGCTCATATTGAACAGCTAATTGATGGGGGTGCGAGCCTAAAAGATCTGAATAAAAAGCAATATAAAACCTTGCTAGTCCTCACAGAAGTCTATCGCCAACAACAGTGGTTATTTGACAACGATAAACAGAGTATTGAGGATAGAATAGTAAGTTTAAGTCAACCCCATATTCGTCCCATTGTAAGAGGAAAAGCAGGGAAAAGCGTAGAGTTTGGAGCCAAACTATCAGCCAGTTGTTTTGAAGGATATGTATTTTTAGACCGGATGAGCTGGGATAACTTTAACGAATCAGGGGACTTAAAAGCACAAGTAGAAGCATATCATAGGTTCACAGGATATTACCCAGAGTCCGTTCATGCCGATCGCATTTATCGAACAAGATCAAATCGAGCATGGTGTAAAGAAAGAGGAATTAGAATCAGTGGACCTCCTTTAGGAAGACCTCCAGCAAATGTGAGTAAAGAAAAAAAGAAGCAAGCCGCATATGATGAGAGAATTCGCAATGCGATTGAGGGCAAATTTGGACAAGCTAAACGAAGATTCGGTCTCAATCGAGTGATGGCAAAACTTGATAATACATCTGGTACAGTTATTGCAATTACTTTTTTGGTAATGAACCTTGCTACCTGGTGGCGTCGGGTTTTTTGTATGTTTTTATGTCTATTTGGAAAAAGAACACCTATTTTTGGGTGGAAGATAATCTACTATTATAATTGGGGGCAAGCGATACAGAAAAAACTTATCTTTAACCGAGATTGAATATATCGATCGCTCTTGTTATTGATTTGTGATCGATTATTCAGCAAGCCCTATATATCTTTAGTAGGGTGCGCTAGGCGCACCTTACCCATTACGCATTATCTAACTCACCGTCAAAACTGCGCGATAGCGCACTTGATTATCCCGGACTTTCTGCATTGCTTCATTCGCTTGTGCGATCGCAAAAACTTCGACAATCGGCTCAATCCCAAACTTCTCTGCAATTGATAGCATTTCATTAATCATAGCGCGACCGCCGATCGGCGAAGCCATAATTCGGCGTCGCTTTGTCAGCAACGGAAACAAGGGAATGCTCAAAGGTGCATCCGGGACTCCGACGAAGGCAAGCGCACCGTCAGAATCGAGAAAATCAATGTACGGAACCCAATCTAAAGCAGCAGGAACTGTACTCAACAAAATATCTAATTTGTTGCTGGGGGCTTGAGGAATTTCGCCTTTTCCTACTACAATAGCTTCGTCCGCCCCCATTTTCTGTGCAAATTCTGCCTTATCTTGGGAAGTAGTAAAAACTGTAACGCGGTTGCCTAATTTTTTCGCAAATTGCACCGCCATGTGTCCCAATCCGCCGATGCCGAGAATGCCAATTTCTTGCCCGGAACTCATCCCCGCATTCCGCAAACCGGCGTAAACCGTAATTCCGCCGCACAACAGCGGCCCCGCTATTTTGGAATCGATGCCTTTGGGAATAGGAAAAGCAAAGCGGGAATCTACCATCAAATAATCGGCAAAACCGCCCGGGCCTGTAACAATTAATCCCTGGTTTTCATCGCAGAGATTTTCGTTACCGCGCAAGCAGTCGCGGCACTGCAAACAAGACGACCTTTGCCAGCCGACACCAACGCGATCTCCCACTTTTAAATGAGTCACTTGCGGGCCTATTTCTGCCACTTCTCCGATAACTTCGTGGCCCGGAACGAGGGGATATTTTGATTGACCCCAATCGTTGTCAATCATGTGCAAGTCAGAGTGACAAATGCCGCAAGTTAACACTTTTATCAGACATTCATGTACTTTGGGAGGTTCGACATCGAATTTGTATTCTTCAAGCAATCCCCCGGTTTTTTTAACTGCCAGTGCTTTGATTTGCATGGTGGTGTTTCCTGGTTTGTTTGCCATTATAGGGTTCGGGGCGGGTTTAACAGTCTCTTTCTTTAGTTGTATATATTCAAGGGAATCGGCCCCGAGGACTCAGGCGCGTTACTAATAATTTGTCTGGTGCTTATGGCGCACCTTACCAATTACCAATTACCAATTACCAATTACCCATTACCCATTACCCCTTAGGATTATAACTTGCCCTTTTCCATTGCCCACTGCATCAAACCGGGGAACAAACGATAAGCTTCCGATGCCAAAAAAGCAGGACCTACAGTAACTTCTGCACGCTGATCTTTCA includes:
- a CDS encoding calcium-binding protein, producing MVLTPDNSGISRLVGDNSPENITLAPGQLASFPGGLWMLGGNDTVRGSSEAERIFGNDGKDSLLGGVGNDSIYAGKEDDDVLGETGDDFLTGDRNSDFLDGGAANDLLRGGQGVDLLVGGDGNDTLIGDREVDIYQGGAGSDVFVLRVDQAGSRVVGIEVPDAVIVDFEKSSDSIGISVAFTSSNISLEEVSYSLNDPRLLLIDPATVTGGTSLLAKGGISRQSLDPDGNGRVEATNIRFGFTNALLGTVLNVTPADLNGRFINAISLL
- a CDS encoding IS5 family transposase, with protein sequence MYKKAEFASLSPSDFELPSCGKLSASNRWVKMAQVIPWSEFESEYAENFPTEMGAPAKSWRMALGALIIKEKLGISDRETVEQIRENPYLQYFIGQSSYSNELPFDPSLLVHFRQRISPNLINKLNERMVEKMREITHVKTEKKKDSDAKNESPNRGKLIIDATCAPADISYPTDLGLLNGARVHTEKIIDILYKPLKGQIPKKPRTYRNLARIDYLLIAKQRRPTRNKRRQAIKKQLQYIKRNLAHIEQLIDGGASLKDLNKKQYKTLLVLTEVYRQQQWLFDNDKQSIEDRIVSLSQPHIRPIVRGKAGKSVEFGAKLSASCFEGYVFLDRMSWDNFNESGDLKAQVEAYHRFTGYYPESVHADRIYRTRSNRAWCKERGIRISGPPLGRPPANVSKEKKKQAAYDERIRNAIEGKFGQAKRRFGLNRVMAKLDNTSGTVIAITFLVMNLATWWRRVFCMFLCLFGKRTPIFGWKIIYYYNWGQAIQKKLIFNRD
- a CDS encoding NAD(P)-dependent alcohol dehydrogenase, encoding MQIKALAVKKTGGLLEEYKFDVEPPKVHECLIKVLTCGICHSDLHMIDNDWGQSKYPLVPGHEVIGEVAEIGPQVTHLKVGDRVGVGWQRSSCLQCRDCLRGNENLCDENQGLIVTGPGGFADYLMVDSRFAFPIPKGIDSKIAGPLLCGGITVYAGLRNAGMSSGQEIGILGIGGLGHMAVQFAKKLGNRVTVFTTSQDKAEFAQKMGADEAIVVGKGEIPQAPSNKLDILLSTVPAALDWVPYIDFLDSDGALAFVGVPDAPLSIPLFPLLTKRRRIMASPIGGRAMINEMLSIAEKFGIEPIVEVFAIAQANEAMQKVRDNQVRYRAVLTVS